A window of the Lolium perenne isolate Kyuss_39 chromosome 7, Kyuss_2.0, whole genome shotgun sequence genome harbors these coding sequences:
- the LOC127314806 gene encoding large ribosomal subunit protein mL54, giving the protein MAMSWTRVLKSGVIPRDAAAQLVGVRSFAVSAKGKKGGKGGAADAKPVLSKEMKSTTVFGANILKEGSDPKIQPDSEYPDWLWHLVDKRPVLSELRRKDAKTLPYEDLKRFVKLDNRSRIKENNALTAKN; this is encoded by the coding sequence ATGGCAATGTCTTGGACAAGAGTGTTGAAGAGTGGAGTTATTCCAAGAGACGCTGCGGCTCAATTGGTTGGGGTCAGAAGCTTTGCGGTTTCAGCCAAGGGAAAGAAGGGTGGAAAAGGTGGTGCAGCTGATGCTAAGCCTGTGCTGAGCAAGGAAATGAAGAGCACAACTGTGTTTGGGGCTAACATCCTGAAGGAGGGTTCTGATCCCAAGATCCAACCAGATTCCGAATACCCTGACTGGCTGTGGCACTTGGTGGATAAGCGCCCCGTGCTGAGCGAACTTCGGAGGAAAGACGCCAAGACGCTGCCTTACGAAGACCTGAAGCGTTTCGTCAAGCTGGACAACCGGTCTCGGATCAAGGAGAACAATGCTCTCACTGCTAAGAACTGA